A region from the Candidatus Binatus sp. genome encodes:
- a CDS encoding WYL domain-containing protein, which yields MKKPRRKPTYGAGIRLARIAAGLFSRPYGWSFRAIEESLDISERTLARYVSVLRSDLLDWRGAPLIEVAGTGGERKLRLVSSMKAAEASSYQVALLYFSLTVLKFLEGTVLEEGVEGLWEKIYQNLSLTQQTRLSDLERKFYAVPYAPKDYGEFSEQLDVILRALLDQIRLKVDYAGLTGEGRQHDFDPYSLIAYRGGLYILGYSHRSSAIIYLAVERIRSVEFIRQPDGSSTRFIYPRGFDPAAHSEGTFGIVEGAETKVELKIHSEQTEAYVRSRTIHRSQRFSHRRDGTTIMTMTVRGTTELANWIMSMGPWIEVLKPGSLRKEIAQRHAGASRLYRAS from the coding sequence ATGAAGAAACCTCGCCGCAAACCCACCTACGGCGCCGGGATTCGGCTGGCACGAATCGCGGCCGGGTTGTTCTCGAGACCATACGGCTGGAGTTTCAGGGCGATCGAGGAAAGTCTGGACATTTCCGAGCGCACACTTGCCCGTTACGTATCGGTGCTGCGCAGCGATCTGCTCGACTGGCGTGGCGCTCCGCTGATTGAAGTTGCCGGCACGGGCGGCGAGCGCAAACTTCGGCTGGTCAGTTCGATGAAAGCCGCGGAGGCATCCTCGTACCAGGTCGCGCTGCTGTATTTCTCGCTGACCGTGCTCAAGTTCCTGGAGGGCACGGTGTTAGAAGAAGGCGTTGAGGGGCTGTGGGAGAAGATTTATCAGAACCTGAGCCTTACCCAGCAGACGCGGCTGTCCGACCTCGAGCGCAAGTTCTACGCCGTCCCATACGCGCCCAAGGACTACGGTGAGTTCAGCGAACAACTCGACGTAATTTTGCGAGCGCTGCTGGATCAGATTCGGCTCAAAGTCGATTACGCCGGGCTGACCGGCGAGGGCCGGCAACACGACTTCGATCCATACTCGCTGATCGCCTACCGCGGCGGTCTTTACATTCTCGGCTACAGCCATCGAAGCAGCGCAATCATCTATCTCGCGGTGGAGCGAATCCGCTCGGTCGAATTCATCCGTCAACCCGATGGGAGCTCGACGCGGTTCATCTATCCGCGCGGCTTCGACCCGGCGGCGCACAGCGAAGGGACTTTTGGAATTGTCGAAGGCGCCGAGACCAAGGTCGAACTGAAGATCCACAGCGAACAAACCGAAGCGTACGTTCGTTCGCGCACGATTCATCGCAGCCAGCGTTTCTCGCATCGCCGCGACGGCACGACGATCATGACGATGACGGTCAGGGGCACGACGGAGTTGGCGAACTGGATAATGAGCATGGGGCCGTGGATCGAGGTGCTCAAGCCCGGGTCTTTGCGCAAGGAAATTGCGCAGCGCCATGCCGGAGCATCGCGTCTTTACCGCGCCAGTTAG
- the rfaD gene encoding ADP-glyceromanno-heptose 6-epimerase — translation MIILTGGAGFIGSNLLHALNAKSITDVLVVDRLGDNFRNLCDLRFSDFMQPGEFIRAIERRILPDRIEAIFHQGACADTTCDDGRYMIENNFTFSKSILHFALSSKVPLVYASSAAVYGSSSAFAPSRENERPLNLYGLSKLAFDNHVRSVAASSESTVAGLRYFNVYGPRESHKGKMASMVYQLYRQLKASGRARLFKGTDGYADGEQRRDFIFVDDIVRVNLALAEGPVRNGVFNAGTGQPRSFNDAARIIIAQIGAGEIEYVPFPENLAGRYQSFTQADLSALRNAGYTEPFSTLEDGIAQSIDAWNREGELPAQGAGFSG, via the coding sequence ATGATCATACTAACCGGCGGCGCGGGCTTCATCGGCAGCAACCTGCTCCACGCGCTGAATGCCAAGAGCATCACCGACGTCCTGGTAGTGGATCGGCTGGGCGATAATTTCCGCAACCTTTGCGATCTGCGGTTTTCGGACTTCATGCAGCCCGGGGAATTCATCCGGGCAATCGAGCGCAGGATTCTCCCCGACCGAATCGAAGCGATTTTTCACCAGGGCGCATGCGCCGACACCACCTGCGACGACGGCCGCTACATGATCGAAAACAATTTCACGTTTTCGAAGTCGATTCTGCACTTCGCTCTTTCGAGCAAAGTTCCACTGGTGTACGCGTCAAGCGCAGCCGTTTACGGCTCCTCGAGCGCATTTGCGCCGTCACGCGAAAACGAACGCCCGCTCAACCTCTACGGGCTGTCCAAACTCGCTTTCGACAATCATGTCCGCAGCGTCGCCGCAAGCTCTGAAAGTACGGTGGCCGGTCTGCGATACTTCAACGTCTATGGTCCGCGCGAATCGCACAAGGGCAAAATGGCGTCGATGGTGTATCAGCTTTACCGGCAGTTGAAGGCGAGCGGACGCGCACGGCTGTTCAAGGGCACCGATGGATACGCCGACGGAGAGCAGCGGCGCGATTTTATTTTTGTTGACGACATCGTTCGCGTAAATCTGGCGCTTGCCGAAGGTCCCGTGCGCAACGGCGTCTTTAACGCCGGCACCGGACAGCCGCGCAGCTTCAACGACGCCGCCAGGATAATAATCGCGCAGATCGGCGCGGGCGAGATCGAGTATGTGCCGTTTCCCGAGAACCTGGCGGGCAGGTATCAAAGCTTCACGCAAGCCGATCTCTCGGCGCTGAGGAATGCCGGCTATACCGAGCCTTTTTCGACGCTCGAAGATGGAATCGCGCAGTCGATCGATGCCTGGAATCGGGAAGGCGAGTTGCCCGCTCAAGGCGCAGGCTTCAGCGGATGA
- a CDS encoding PHB depolymerase family esterase, which produces MKRTICLGVIACLFSCGSATGDSGAPAACGPFGDPSAAVISQVRPNCGAGKLIGPWKDADRIDRYACLYEPKSTGANRKLPMIVYLHPSLFSAGWITQTNILDLQNSVSLTDDPNNVGYIVLAPEGRKTTHYYPFPDNTGVGWDNWYRQLNPTSDVKIGDTTWRENADAAAIDHFIAAEVATGNVDTARIYVSGWSNGAAMGLLYAVNRPNIAAAAVYSGPDPFGAFDDPCRQRPVAGPPANNTQLQIFNPAARTMHVHNSCDIGGICPNGEQLTSELNAAGVVVDDVILDNHRRRVYACTDSCGTDPKAPEKSTAGVTGSVIGFGNHMRWPKEWTTAMLDFFRNHPLKPAP; this is translated from the coding sequence GTGAAGAGAACTATTTGCTTGGGCGTGATCGCCTGCTTGTTTTCATGCGGCAGCGCGACCGGGGATAGCGGCGCGCCGGCTGCATGCGGGCCGTTTGGCGATCCGTCAGCCGCGGTAATCTCGCAAGTCAGGCCCAATTGCGGCGCAGGCAAGTTGATCGGTCCGTGGAAAGACGCGGACCGCATCGATCGCTACGCTTGCCTCTACGAGCCCAAATCCACAGGCGCAAATCGCAAGTTACCGATGATCGTTTACTTGCATCCGTCGCTGTTTTCGGCCGGATGGATTACTCAGACCAATATACTTGACCTTCAAAATTCCGTCTCACTCACCGACGATCCGAACAACGTCGGATACATCGTGTTGGCGCCTGAGGGCCGCAAAACGACGCACTACTACCCATTTCCGGACAACACGGGAGTTGGATGGGATAATTGGTATCGCCAGTTGAACCCAACGAGCGACGTAAAGATCGGAGACACGACCTGGCGCGAAAATGCGGACGCGGCCGCGATCGATCATTTCATTGCGGCCGAAGTCGCGACCGGCAACGTCGATACCGCCCGGATTTACGTTTCCGGATGGTCCAACGGAGCCGCGATGGGTCTTCTGTATGCGGTGAATCGTCCCAACATAGCGGCGGCGGCGGTTTATTCGGGACCCGATCCGTTCGGCGCCTTCGACGATCCTTGTCGGCAGCGGCCGGTCGCCGGACCGCCCGCGAATAACACACAGCTTCAGATCTTCAATCCGGCCGCACGAACCATGCATGTCCACAATAGCTGCGACATCGGCGGCATCTGTCCCAATGGCGAGCAACTGACGAGCGAATTGAATGCAGCCGGAGTAGTTGTCGATGACGTGATCCTCGACAATCACCGTCGCCGGGTTTACGCATGTACCGATTCGTGCGGAACCGATCCCAAGGCTCCCGAGAAATCAACGGCTGGTGTTACGGGGTCGGTGATTGGCTTTGGTAATCATATGCGATGGCCCAAAGAATGGACGACTGCAATGCTGGACTTTTTCAGGAATCATCCGCTGAAGCCTGCGCCTTGA
- a CDS encoding DUF2950 domain-containing protein, translating into MAVEAAVDTVAVEAAVMGTNRRWREKAMRQPINGNRRSTAGWLALWVLPLVLGIWIAPAALAQEPGQKTFSSAVEASDAFAAAVQNHDEAAMLAILGPSARGLISSGDPVADKNNQDAFVKKYRASHQFAGAGDGRTFLYIGAENWPTPIPLRQNGSQWYFDSDYGRQEILYRRIGANELDVIKVCAAIADAQRDYFAALHDGAAEHQYAQKFRSTPGTQDGLYWEVKAGSQPVSPLGPLVAEAAGEGYQHTGQPHPFYGYLFRLLTSQGANAPGGAKSYIVAGKMTGGFALVAYPASYRDSGVMTFIINQDGQVYQTDLGPGTDHIAGAMAAYDPDPTWQPANKATVAASK; encoded by the coding sequence GTGGCGGTGGAGGCGGCGGTGGACACGGTGGCGGTGGAGGCGGCGGTCATGGGCACTAATCGTCGATGGCGGGAAAAAGCAATGCGTCAACCAATAAATGGTAATCGAAGAAGCACGGCCGGTTGGCTGGCTCTGTGGGTCTTGCCCCTCGTACTTGGGATTTGGATCGCCCCGGCGGCCTTGGCGCAAGAGCCGGGCCAGAAGACCTTCAGTTCGGCTGTGGAGGCGAGCGACGCTTTCGCCGCAGCCGTACAGAATCACGATGAAGCGGCGATGCTGGCGATTCTGGGTCCATCCGCACGCGGCCTGATTTCCTCCGGCGATCCGGTCGCCGACAAGAACAATCAGGATGCCTTTGTCAAAAAGTATCGTGCGTCGCATCAGTTTGCCGGCGCTGGCGACGGACGAACCTTCCTCTACATCGGCGCCGAGAATTGGCCGACTCCGATACCACTGCGGCAAAATGGATCGCAGTGGTACTTCGACTCGGATTACGGCAGGCAGGAGATCTTATATCGGCGAATCGGCGCCAATGAATTGGACGTGATCAAAGTTTGCGCTGCGATCGCCGATGCCCAGCGAGACTATTTCGCCGCACTGCACGACGGCGCCGCGGAGCATCAATACGCTCAGAAGTTCCGCAGCACGCCAGGAACACAGGACGGCTTATACTGGGAGGTCAAGGCTGGCTCGCAGCCGGTTAGTCCTCTCGGTCCCCTGGTCGCTGAAGCGGCTGGCGAAGGCTATCAACACACCGGCCAACCGCATCCCTTCTACGGCTACCTTTTCCGGTTGCTGACCAGTCAAGGAGCCAACGCGCCGGGTGGCGCCAAAAGCTATATCGTCGCGGGCAAGATGACCGGAGGATTCGCGCTGGTTGCCTATCCTGCCAGCTATCGCGACTCTGGGGTGATGACCTTCATCATCAATCAGGACGGCCAAGTCTATCAAACGGACCTGGGTCCCGGTACCGACCACATAGCCGGCGCGATGGCGGCGTACGATCCCGATCCGACGTGGCAACCGGCGAACAAGGCGACCGTTGCCGCGTCAAAATAA